atattttcaaaaccaccccgacgctcggcttttgtccagtttattttcacccctggggtatataaaagttccataattcattcaaatttccaaatatgggcatgcagttggtgtgtacagatgctgtaaaggtgtttaaagtttaaacaagatgaaataagtattcttttacagacatttattttttacaaatttttatctatggaagagcgccatgaaatgtaagtgatttcagccaagtaaaaattgggtcggttaaaaacaaagtgtcataaaattgaaaatagtatcatttaagtcatattttaaacttagtttttatagaaacactatatacagcaaaactaCCAAGAagtagacagatttaccgtttactttttgaaataaaaataaaaatgcaacatgcatggtttgtattttcaacagtaaatcacccaatttcgccataacgttgttttaattttaataattgaagaatgtgcataaaaattgcaacatatttaacaataaatatagcttatatgccatattaaatcaaattacgttagaaaataaataaaacgcgtcgcaaaaaagtatacgtcgtcggcaggattcgaacctgcgcgggaatatcccaaaagattcctagtctatcgccttaaccactaggctacggcacctaatagtaggctcttcaaccttcgaagaaatcgcgggaaatcattagaggtgcgctaccttaatgtattcatttatttgagaaaaaatCGCACCTTTTTAAACCAAATATTTTGTCACACTTCTCGATCATGTTGTTTTGGTAACGTGTTCACAAGTCTTTATGTCATAGTTGTAATGCCAATAAATAACAATGGTTTAATGCTTTCTGGTGTAAACGTGTATTAATGGCGACTAAACAAGTGGTTATCAACAccgacaatataaatatataatatccaGGTCCGATTTGTCATTACATACCATTGGACAAGAGAAATCAATGCGTTTTGTGAAATTTGTCTTATTATTGATGAAATTCAACCTTAGAAAAATTggatattatttgttattaaagaTTAATTTTTCAAAGATAAATTATCCAAATGGAGTTTCAACTATTTGGATGGTATTATGCCAATTGCATATTTGAATAGTTTTGCCATCATGAAATAAGGAGTATTTTCAGAtttagcaaatttaataaaataaataatctgcaataatTTACCTTAAAGTCTTGAAGTTGAGAGTCAGCTTCGACATGGGTAAGTCGTACTGCACAAAACTGCAAGTtcattaaaatagtattaaaacggtaaagatgactGAACTCAATTTAAAACGGACGAGTGTGCATTTCAAGAAAGATGTATATCAAACATAAGGCATGTACTAGCAAAGACATACCTGCAACATTCCAAGGACATGGTCTGAACTTCTCTGAATGTCCAACGATTCTATCTCTTGAATCAAATTTATCAATTCTCTTTCTATTCTGTTTATAGTGTCTGTTTAAAATACATAACAATGTCATCTTTTAGATATACAGACGAACTATTACCAGAGTCAAATGCAATTTAAAGAAAGTGTGAATTTAATTAGATGCATACATACGTTTTAAAATAATCTCTCAAGTTTGATTGATCTGTGGTGTCGATTTTGTCAACATACAAAAACATGTGTTATGATTTTTCAtattaaacaaccgttggtaatACTAAATTTTACCAATATCCGCTTTGACTATGGGAATCTTTTCTTGCAGCTCTGTCACTTCACCCTGATATGCTTGAACATTGCTCCGCAGTCTTGCAATTTCATATCCTTTCTCCTTCGCCTTCTGCCTAGCCTCTCGCGCACCATCGCGACATCCAGACGCAGTATTTAAATTAAAGTTTCCCAAAAATGCAACTGCCGCCACAGTCAAAATCAAACCagctataaatataaacatgattaTAAAAGCTAATTTGAACAAATCAATGCAAAGTGTTAGTGTTTAAAACGCTATATTAAATATATCTCTAGCTGTTTGTGATGTGTTTTTACACTATAGTTCAAACGAGACTAGTGTAAACAGAATCATAGCAAATAAATCGGTAAACACAAACATTGAGTTAAGATAGAAGCTAAAGAAGTATATTTCTGACTGCAGATATaactaatataaaaaataattgattttaaatattaagttcaaTATCATTTTATGCACGTACCTGTCAACGTGACCAATAGTGCCCCTATCACAACAGTAGCTATCTTTGTAAACCACCACTTATTATCAAGCTCACGCGCTCGATCATCTAGTCGATCTGCAAGTTCGTTGAATTCTGTAGCTTCTCTCTGCAACGTCTGAAGCGCATGAAGAGAATATAACACAAAGGTGGGACTTAAACAACTTATTATTAATCactgatatatttttaatgcaCAATGATCTTGTTTTATATATGAAAACTTATTCAACATACCTTGATGGCTGTCTCTGCTATCCTGATTTTATTTTCCAAATCTGCTATGTTTCGTTCGTACCCTTCAATCGTCTCCTGCTTTATGCGTGTCAAACCTTTGCATTTCTCTAAGCATTCACGTATTTGACTCATGTATGACGATTCTATATTATTGGCTTTTCTAACGGAATCGATCATTTTCGACATAGCATTTGAAACCGCAGAAGTGTCAACATCGTGTACGGTTTGGGATCTCGTTATAACGACCTTTTGCTGATAGATTCCCCAACATGAATGTCGAATTGAATCATTCCACGTATTCACATGTTCTTGTCCTCCATTCACGATCCTTAGCACGCTATCTTTCAGATCTGTGTCTACGGAGAGCTTGCAGCATTCGCTTGTCAAGTTGACGAATATCTGTTTGAACCTCTTCAAGATTGACACAAAATATATGTTATGATATAGTAATGGTGATGTAAACTTTACATTCAATTCATATGTGTTAATACAAGACGGTTTTACTGtagtaaaacattaaatatcacatttaagTTCTATCTGAACTAAAAAGGTTTGTTGTGAAAGATTTGAATCATCATTTTAAAAATGTCCACTATACAAAATAATAAGCAACAAAGGTCATACTTACTTCTGCACGGTTTCCTAAAAAAAGTATAATCAAATAACAATATTACACAAATACACAATTATTACATGCATATACATCATAGACAAGTATTGGGGAGTTATAGACCCCACTTCTTCCCGAGATGCGGTATGATGAGGAATATGTTCTATTGATGGTAACTtctgaaatcttgttaacaagaAGGGATTTAGCTAACACGTGTAATAATTTGATTTCACCGAGGATTAAGAAGTAGAAATTTTGTTGCTCTGGTGTATATTAACCATCGGTAAATTAAAAAGTTACTGTGATTCCCTTCCCCTATTCACCCATTCCTCCTTCTGCTCTGTTTTTAACAAAGCCTCTTAAGGTGCATACAATTAGATTACAAAACGCAAAAAACATATGTCAAAAAGTGTTGAGAGAACTATACATAAAGATACTTTTATGCACATGGTGAATGTCAAAAGTAAGttacaaaaatataattacagtaatgcaattttaaaagtGCATTAGATATTATCATGCAACTTGATATTCACATTAATACAATTttgactgaaaatgcactaacaattgttttgtaagtGGTGGACTTTGTATTTTGGCCTGTTTTGCCTTCAACAATTTTAAAAGTATTGAATTATGAGTTCACTATTCAACTATGTGGCGAAAGGTTCATTCATAAAAATCCTTcagcaaaataattttaatttttcaacAATCTCAATCGATATTAACAATTTGGAGTAAAGGATTATGTGATATTAAACAAGATTCGTGCTTTAAAGAAGTCAATAGGTGTATATTGATTTAAATGCTGTTTGCCAATGTCTACCGACAAAGAACTCTATATCAATTGATAACATGCCTATTGAATATTGGCTTATTACGGCGGCATAGGCTGATTAATAGGCAATAGCTTTTTAACTCACCATATTATGTGCAAGCAAGCTTTCCGTAAAACAAATTGAATAATTCAAACATTTTTACCCCGTATCGATTCTATCTTGTTAACCGATTCAATAAGTCCATCAAATGCAATCATATTTGTCTAAAAATGGTTTAATGCAGTGCACAAGCGTGTGATAAAGATTTGTAAGAAAAATGCTTCTAAAACAAGCGTATTTATTTCTTCATGGAGGGAGGAATCATGCTGATTTTATAATCAATCAATACCATATACTTACCTTGCATATTCTTGAGTTAgataaacacaaacacattcaTCAAACCGtaatttacttgatatatttaatGTAATACTGACTTCCTCTTTCGATTTAATGTATTCCGGATTATTTACCCCTGATACTACCTCAATAGCGGTTATCGTT
This sequence is a window from Dreissena polymorpha isolate Duluth1 chromosome 16, UMN_Dpol_1.0, whole genome shotgun sequence. Protein-coding genes within it:
- the LOC127861980 gene encoding uncharacterized protein LOC127861980; protein product: MQGNRAERFKQIFVNLTSECCKLSVDTDLKDSVLRIVNGGQEHVNTWNDSIRHSCWGIYQQKVVITRSQTVHDVDTSAVSNAMSKMIDSVRKANNIESSYMSQIRECLEKCKGLTRIKQETIEGYERNIADLENKIRIAETAIKTLQREATEFNELADRLDDRARELDNKWWFTKIATVVIGALLVTLTAGLILTVAAVAFLGNFNLNTASGCRDGAREARQKAKEKGYEIARLRSNVQAYQGEVTELQEKIPIVKADIDTINRIERELINLIQEIESLDIQRSSDHVLGMLQFCAVRLTHVEADSQLQDFKVEWTTMERQLTECSMPFSDFIF